Below is a genomic region from Myxococcus fulvus.
GGAGGCGCTCGTCATGGCGGACCTGCGCCCCGCACACCCGGGAATCTCTGCCCAGGCGCAGCGGCTGGAGGTCCAGCGCTGGGGCCACGCCATGGTGCGGCCGACGCCCGGCTTCATCTGGGGCCCGGAGCGCCAGGCCGCGCAGGAGAGCCTGGGGCCGAGCCTGCACTTCGCGCACACGGACCTGGGGGGGCTTGCCCTCTTCGAGGAGGCCAACTGGTTCGGGGTGAAGGCCGCGGAGCGCGTGCTGGCGGGACTGGGCGTGGCCTCCGAGAGCTGGCTGTAGCCCGCGTGACGTCCAGGGGCTGTCGAGCCGGGCCCTGCTCGCCCGGCTCCACCCGGGGGACAGCGGTGGCTGTCCGATGCTGTGCCCATTCCTGAGCTTCGGGGCCGGTGCGGTGTCCTCCCGTGACGGGGGCTCGTGGACGCGGCTCGCGGTGTCACGACTTCTCGGAGGCAAGGGACATGTCGCTCAAGGAATACACGCCGGGCAGTGCCTTTCCCGGCACCATCGGCCGCACGTGGGAGCAGTCTTCTCCGGCCTGGCCCCGGCCGCTGCGCGCGAAGGACGGCGCGCCGAATGTCCTCTTCATCGTCCTGGACGACACGGGCTTCGGGCACCTGGGCTGCTACGGCTCGCCCATCCAGACGCCGAACCTGGACCGGCTCGCGAAGGGCGGGCTGCTCTACAACGGCATGCACACCACCGCGCTGTGCTCGCCCACGCGCTCGTGCATCCTCACCGGCCGCAACCACCACTCCAACGGCATGGCCACCATCACCGAGGTCTCGCTCGGGTATCCCGGCTACAACGGCACCATCCCCTTCGAGAACGGGTTCCTCTCGGAGATGCTGCAAGAGCAGGGGTACAACACGTATGCCCTGGGCAAGTGGCACCTGACGCCCGCGGAGCAGACGAGCGCGGCGGGGCCCTACAACCGCTGGCCGCTGGGGCGCGGTTTCGAGCGCTTTTACGGCTTCCTCGGCGGCGACACGCACCAGTACTTCCCGGACCTGGTCCACGACAACCACCCGGTGCTCCCGCCGAAGACGCCCGAGGAGGGCTACCACCTCACCGAGGACCTGGTGGACCGCGCCGTGGACTTCATCGCGGACTCCAAGCAGGTGGCGCCGGACAAGCCCTTCTTCATGTACTTCTGCACGGGCGCGATGCACGCCCCGCATCACGTGCCCAGGGAGTGGGCGGACAAGTACAAGGGCCAGTTCGACGACGGCTGGGACGCGTACCGGAAGAAGGTCTACCAGCGCCAGCTGAAGCTGGGCGTGATTCCCCCGGGCACGAAGCTGTCCCGGCACGACCCGGACGTGGCGGAGTGGGAGACGCTGTCCGCCGACGAGCGGCGGCTCTACGCGCGGATGATGGAGGTGTACGCCGGCTTCCTGGAGCACACGGACCATCACATCGGTCGGCTGCTGAAGTTCCTGGAGGAGACCGGTGAGCTGGACAACACGCTCATCATGGTCATCTCCGACAACGGCGCGAGCGCGGAGGGCGGGCCGCACGGCTCCGTCAACGAGCTGAAGTTCTTCAACAACACGCCCGAGTCGCTGGAGCAGAACCTGGAGGCCATCGACGAGCTGGGCGGCCCGAAGTACTTCAATCACTACTCCTGGGGCTGGGCGTGGGCGGGGGATACGCCGTTCCGCCGGTGGAAGCGGGAGGTGTACCGCGGCGGCACCACGGACCCGTTCCTGGTCCACTGGCCCAAGGGCATCCGCGCGCGCGGCGAAATCCGCTCGCAGTACTGCCACGCCATCGACATGGTGCCCACGGTGCTCGACTGCCTGGGGCTGACGCCTCCGGCCGCGCTGCGCGGGGTCACCCAGTCCCCGGTCGAGGGCGTCAGCTTCCGACACACCTTCGACGACGCCCGGGCGGAGAGCCGGCACCGCACGCAGTACTTCGAGATGTTCAGCAACCGCGCCATCTACCACGACGGCTGGCGGGCGGTGTGTCCCTTCCCGGGGCCCTCCTTCACGGAGGCGGGCGAGGGCTTCGGCGAGTCGAAGCTCACCGAGGAGCGACTGCGGCAGCTCGACGCGGAGGGGTGGGAGCTGTACCACGTGGCCGAGGACTGCTCGGAGACGAAGAACCTGGCGTCCGAGGAGCGGGGCAAGCTCATCGAGATGATCGCCCTCTGGTACGTGGAGGCGGGGCGCTACCAGGTCATGCCGCTCGCGTCGCCGGACCGGGGCGTGTTCTCCGAGGAGCGGCCGCAAATCACCCGGGACCGCAAGCGCTACGTGTACCGCCCGCACACGTCGCCAGCGCCGGAGAACGTGGCCGTGCACGTGCTCAACCGGCCGCACTCCATCACCGCGCGGGTGGACGTGGAGGACGACGCGGAGGGCGTGCTGCTCAGCCACGGTGGGCTCACCGGCGGCTACACCTTCTTCATCCAGGACCGGCGGCTGCACTACGTCTACAACTTCGTGGGCGAGCGCGAGTTCCACATCGAGTCCGGCGTGGAGATACCCGTGGGGCCCTCGGAGTTGAGATTCGAGTTCGAGCCCACGGGCGCGCCGGACCTGGCGGGCGGCAAGGGCGCGCCGGGTCGCGGGCGGCTGTTCATCGACGGGGAGCTGGTGGCGCAGAGCGACATCGCCGCCACCATGCCGCTGGTCATCAGCCTGGGCGAGGGGCTGACGTGCGGACGGGACGACAACTCCGCGGTGAGCATGATGTACCGCGCGCCCTTCGCCTTCCGCGGAGGCACGCTGCGCGAGGTGGTGGTGGACGTCTCCGGTGAGCACCTCCACGACGAACAGGCCGAGCGCAAGACGGTGATGGCTCGGCAGTAGGCAAGGGGTGACACGTCGTCGCTCCTCGGGGCCCGGTCTCTTCCCAGCGCTTCAGGGAGGCCGGGCCTCTTTTTCATTCCGCGTCAGAGCACGGGCGTCGGCGGGTCGAAGCCCAGGAGGATTCCGCCGGTGAGCTCCAGCGTGGGCCGGGCCACCATGGCGTGCTGGGTGAGGGTGTGCACGTCGCGCAGGCAGCGCTGGAGCGCGCTCGTGTGGAAGACGGCCGGGCCGCCCGCGGCCTCGTACATGAGGTCCACGGCTCGCGCGGAGCCGCGCGTGGCGTGCGTCATCGCCAGGCGCAGCTCGGCCCGTGAGCGCACGGAGACAGGGCCGCGGGAGGCCTCGTCGAAGACGGCGTGAATCGTCTCCAGCGCGAAGGCGCGCGAGGAGCGCACCAGGGCCTCGGCCTCGGAGACGGCCTCCTGCACCGCGGGGCGCGAGGCCAGCAGCCTGCGCTCCACCACCACCGTCTTCTGGCGGGCCAGCGAGGTCAGCTCGTCGATGGCGCGCCGGGCGATGCCGAGCGCCACCGCGGGGATGCCCAGACCGAGCAGGCCGAAGGGGAACCCGTAGAGCGGCCGGGCGACACGCGGGGGCGCGAAGAACGAGAAGCCGTGGTCGTCCGGGACGAAGAGGTCCTTCACCTCCATGTCGCCGCTGCCCGTGCCACACAGGCCCGCGGCGAACCACGTGTCGTGCAGCGTGACGTGCTCGGCGGGGAAGAAGAACAGGCGCGTCTCCGGCACGCCCTCGCGCACCATGCGGGGCTTGCCGCCCTCCGTCACCAGCGCGCCGCCAATCAGCCAGTGACAGTGCTGACTGCCGCTCGCCCAGCTCCAGCGGCCGGTGACGCGGTGGCCTCCCTCGACGCGCTCGGCGCGGCCCAGGGGCGCGGCCACGCCGCCGGTGATGACCTCCGGTCGCGAGAAGATGGCGCGGCCCACGGCCTCCGGGAGCCACGCGGCCGTCAGCGCGGTGGCCGCGCCAATCATCGCGTTCCAGCCCGTGGCGCCGTCCGCGCGCGCGAGCGCCTCGATGATCTGGAACGAGAGCGCGGGGTGCAGCTCCAGGCCACCGTAGGTCTCGGGAATCATCATCCGGAAGACACCGGCCCGGTTGAGCTCGGAGACGAGGTCCGCGGGCAGACGGCGCGTGCTCTCGATTTCGGCCGAGCGCTCGGACAGGCGCGGCGCGAGCTCCCGGGCGGTGGCGAGCAGGGGATGGACGGGGGGCGTGGGGAGACTCGTCATGGGCGACAGCCTAGGAAGACATGACTTCCTGTTGCCAGTCGGAGGTGGACGGAAGAAGGTGGGGCGCCTCGAACCCGGAGCCTGTCGATGAGCCCTCTGTCGAGTCGTCACATCGTCCTCGCGCGCCACATTCCCGGGCGTCCGGAGCCGGAGCACTTCCGGTTGGAGCCGGTGGAGGTGGGCGAGCCCGGGGAGGGGGAGCTGCGGGTGCGGACACTGTTCGCGTCGGTGGACCCGGGGACGCTGTCGCGGCTGGGCGGCGTGGATTCGTATGCGCCGGCCGTCAAACTGGGGGAGGTCATCGGGAGCGCGGCGGTGGGCGAGGTGCTGGACTCGCGCGACGCGCGTTACGCCGTGGGGGACGTGGTGGCGGGAGGCTGGGGCTGGCGCGAGCACGCGGTGGTGAGCGCGAAGGGACTGCGCAAGGTGGAGCGGGGCGCCGAGTCCCTGTCCGCGGAGCTGGGCGTGTTGGGAATCCCAGGGCTGACGGCGTACTTCGGCATCCTGGAGCTGGGGCGTCCGAAGGAGGGCGAGACGGTGCTGGTGTCCTCGGCGGCGGGCGCGGTGGGCTCGGTGGCCGGGCAGATTGCGAAGCGGCAGGGCGCGCGCGTGGTGGGCATCGCCGGTGGGGCGGAGAAGTGCCGCTGGGTGAAGGACGCGCTCGGCTTCGACGCGGTCATCGACTACCGCTCGGAGACGGATTTGGGCGCGGCGATTCGACGCGAGTGTCCGCGCGGCGTGGATGTGTATCTGGACAACGTGGGCGGGACGATGCTGGACACGACGCTCGCGTGCATGGCGCTCCGGGGACGCGTGGTGGTGTCGGGGCTGGTGGCGGACTACGGCGTGCCGCCCGAGCAGCGCGCGGGCTTGAAGAACACGCCGTTCCTCATCATCCAGCGACTGCGCATGGAGGGCTTCGTGGTGCTCGACTACTTCGCGCGCTTCGGCGAGGCGCGGGTGGCGCTGCGCGGGTGGCTTCAGGATGGGACGCTGAAGCACCGCGAGCACGTGGCGGAGGGCTTGGAGTCCGCGCCCGCGCTCTTCGCCGGGCTGTTTCGCGGCGAGAACTTCGGACGCGCGGTGGTGCGGGTGGGGTGAGGCGCGCCACGGCGTCGCGGCGCGCCTCGGGGGGGATGCTAGCCGTTGGGGCCGGGGCAGGTGGGGATGAGCCCGTCCGGACTGGAGGTCAGGTCGTTGCAGTTGCGGCAGTCGAGCGGACAGGACTGGGGCGTCTCGCCACCGTTGCAGGCGAAGTCTCCGCATCGGGCGCAGTCACTCCCGCACGTTCGTGAGTCCTCGCTGTTGCTGCAGACCCCATCGCCGCACCAACCGCAGTCATCGGCGCAGGAGGAGGCGGTCTCCCGGGGGCCGCAGATGCCATTGCCACAGACCGTGCAGTCCGAAGGACAGCTCCTCTCGCCTTCCTCGGCATTGCAGGTGTTGTCGCCGCAATAGACATACGCGGCGCGGGCCGTGTAGAGCGTCGTGTTCCCGCCCTCCGTGACGATGGCCTTGGCCGCCCACTGGAAATCGTAGGCCACGGTGTATGCGTTGGCGTTCCGGGTGTCCTCGTCGTCGGTGAAGATGACGCCCGCTCCCTTGCCGAAGCGGAAGTACGGCGTCGCGAAGACGCCATAATCGAACTCGAGGATGGGCAGCGAGCTCGCGGGAGTCGTCGCTCCCGTGAAGAGGCAGAAGGTCAGGGTCGTGTCTCGCCCCTGGATGTTGGGCCAGATGTTGGCCGAGTTCGAGTTCGAGTTCATGTTGTCGCGGTCTTCGTTGTCGAAGTAGCGACTGAACTCGGCGGCGCCCGCGGGACAGCTCGCTCCCAGCTTCAGCAGGGCAAAGTTGCTCAAAGGGCTCGCGCTGGTCGAGAGCGCCTTGAACTTGTTCCCGTCGACCCGACAGAAGGTGAAGGTGGTGTTGCCGGACCCGTTCACCTGGGTGGCCCCCACCCAGTCGCTGACATAGCTGGACTGGCGGCTGTCCTCGTTGTCCATGTGAATCCAGACGGTGGGAGCGAAGGCCGGGCAGCCCCCCTCGGGGGCAATGACTCCCACGTCATTCGTGCTCAACGGGGCGGACGAGGAGGCGACGGCCTCGATGGCGGGTTCGACGTGCGAGGGTGAAGGGTCTTCTTGTCCACAGCCCAGTTGCGTGGAGCACAGCGCCCAGACCACGAGTCCACGGACGACATTGCGCATGAATCCCCCCAGGGGTTGATTGGCATGTGCAGTCTGGTTGCTTCTGTAGATTAGTCAATGATTTGTGAATGGCTTCCCTTGGGACATCAGGGCACGCTCGTGGCGCCAGGGTGGGTGACATGGCGCGTCGGAGGGCGGGACGCGGGCTCCGTGTCCACGGCGATGATGACGATGTCCTTTCGCTGTCCCAGCGCGATGAGCTCGCTGGGGCGTGGCTCCACGGGACCGGTGGCGCCACTCACTCCCTCGGGGAAGAAGAGGGCGCGTCCCTCCTCCAGGTAGAGCACCGGGATGCTCGCGCCGAGGGCCTCGGCGCCCTCGGGGACGAAGACATGCACCGTGCTCCCGGGCGGCTCCAGGCGCAGCCCACACGACGTGAGCAGGACGGACAGGGTGAGAAGCCAGCGGCGCATGACCATTCTCCGTGCCCCGACGCGAGGCCGGGCACCGCGATTCGTGTGGGGCCCATTCGGGATGGGCGTGTGTCTGTCGTTGATGCGGCGTCCCTCCGCCTCAGGTGGGCGGGGCGACGTCGCAGCGCCCGGAGGCGCGTCGGGTGAGGTCTTCCGCGACGGAGCGCAGCAGCGTCCCCGTCAGGCTGGTGCGGCCTGCCTCACCCTCTTCATCCTTCCATCGCAGCCACGAGGCCATGCGTCCCAGGCTCGCCGCCGTCACCACGTTCAGCCTCACCTCCACCTGGACGACGAAGCGGTCGCCCGCGTCGGCGCGGGACTCCAGCGTCCAGGCGACGCGGTCCAGCTCCAGCGCCCCGGGTCCTTGTGGAAGCAGCCGTCCATCCAGCAGATAGCCCTCGCGGCCGAAGCCAATCACCTGCGTGAGCCGCGCGCCGTCCAGCCGGGTGTTGAACCACAGCGTCCGGCGCTTCCACAGCGACAGCTCCACCTCCACCTTGCCCGCCATGCCCAACCGCACCAGCCGGTCCAGCTCCTCCGAGAGGAAGGCGAAGGCCTCCGGGCGCACCAGCACGCGCCGACCGGAGAGCGTGGCCGTGCAGGTGACGCGAGGCTCCTCCGCCAGGGCCTGGGACGCGAACAGCCCCAGCGCGGCCACCAGCGCCGCGCCGAGCCTTCGTCTCCCGTGTGTTCCCGTGCGTGCCATGGGCCTCTAGAACGTCCGCACGAAGAACAGACGCGCCTCGGGAGTGGCCGTGGCCTTCTCGTCCGTGCGCCACGCGACGTCCAGTCGCACGTCGTCGGTGAAGTGGAAGCTCGCGCCGACACCGAGCCGCGGGTCCGTCCACTCACCGTCCCCGCGCACCGTGCCCAGGTCCGTGAAGAGGCCGAAGGCGTGCCACCGGTACTCCGCGCTCGCGAGCATGGACACGTCGCCCTTGAACTCCTTGAAGCCGAAGCCTCGCAGCGCCGTCCACCCGCCGAGCGCCTCGCGCTTCTGCTCGGGCAGGTTGTCGCCGCCCGCGCCCCGCAGGCGCAGCCGCAGCCCCGTCTTCGAGCTGGTCGGCACCACCAGGGAGAAGTCGCTTACCAGCTTCCAGAAGCGCTCGTCCGCGCCGGCGGCGGCCGGCCCCTCGCCCACCTCCAGCGTCGCGAAGGCGTGCAGGAACGGGCGGTGGTCCCAGTCCCCGTCGATGTCGAGCAGCGCCGTCTCCGGCGTGCGGAACAGCGAGCCCACCTTCGTGCCGCGCGGCGCGCCGCTGGCGTACTCCACCCGGGCCACCACGGACTGGAAGCGGCCCTCCGTCACCGGCGCGTTGGGGAAGGGCGGCGAGTCGCGGCGGAACAGCGAGAGCGGCGGGGAGAAGCTGCGCAGCGTCTCGTAGCGGTCCGAGTGGTACTCGACGCCCGCGAGCCAGTCGGACCAGCGGAAGGTGGCGAAGCCCGCCACGCCCTTGCGACGGAAGTAGTCGCGGTCCGGCCGGTTGATGAGCGCCGAGTACAGCGACGAGTCGATGTCGCTCATCCGCCAGCGGTCCAGCGTGTCCGTGAAGTCGTGCGCCTGGGCGCCCAGCTCCGCCAGGCCCACCGCGGGAATCTCCACCTTCGCGCCGCCGAGCAGGTTCACCCGGCGCTGCCGCTTCGTGCCCTCGGGGTCGTCGGGGAGTTTCTGGCCGCCCAGTCGCAGCGCCAGGAACGCCGCGGCGTCGAGCGTGGTGTGGATGCGGTCCTTCCCATCCCAGAGGCGCAGCGAGCCCGCGAGGCCGGGGGCCAGGCCCGTCACCTGCGTGTGGATGGGCAGCAGGGACACGTCCACGTCCGGACGGCGCGGGCGCACGTGCACCACCAGCTTGCGGCCCTCCAGGGTGATGCCGTCACCGTCACCGCCGTGGCGCCAGGACTCGAACAGCTCGCCCCAGCTCAGCTCCACCTCGACGTTCTCGCGGCGGCGCTTCTCCCGCCGCTTCTGCTCCTGCGTCCGGTAGTGGCGCACGCCATCGACGGCGCGCTCCTCGATGATGCGCGCGTCGCGACGCCGGGCCGCGTCCCGGGAGTCGGTGTCCACGCTCTTCGCCTCCAGGAACGGCAGGCGTGCCTCCAGCCGCTCCATGGCGCGGCGCGCGTCGCTGCGCAGGAAGACGTCTCCGGCCTTGAGGTCCAGCGCGTCGCGCACGCGGTCGGCGATGGCGCCCTCCACGCCCACCACGTCCACGGACTCCAGCCGCCCCTCGTCCACGATGACGGTGAGCTTGCCGTCCGGCGTCAGCGTCCCCGAGAGGCTCGCGAGCATGTAGCCGTCCGAGCGCAGCTCCCTCAACGCGCGCTGCATCGCGGCCGTCACGCCGCCGAGGACGATGCCCGGGCGGTACGTGTCCTTGTCCATGCGGGCCAGCCACTCGCGGGGCGGGTGCTGGGGCGGGCAGGGCTTGCTGACGGTGAGCGTGCCGCGCGCGCCATTCACCCGCAGGGTGGCGACGAACTCCTCGTCATCCTCGTCGGAGTCCTCGTCCGGGTATCGCGGCGGCAGGTGGAGCAGCTCCTCCAGGATTTCATCGAGCTGGATGTCCCGCAGGCCCTCCACCTCCACCTGGGTGACGATGGGGTGCTCCTCCAGGTGGACCTCGAGCACCGCGGCGCCCTGCTCGGTGACGCGCACGCGGGGCTCCACGCGGGAGAACAGTCCCGTGCGCGCGAGCCGGCGCAGCGTCTGCCGGAGGTTCGCCGGCGTGGGCGCGCTGCCCTCCTGGGTGTTCGGACGGATGAAGGCGCGGACCT
It encodes:
- a CDS encoding sulfatase-like hydrolase/transferase — encoded protein: MSLKEYTPGSAFPGTIGRTWEQSSPAWPRPLRAKDGAPNVLFIVLDDTGFGHLGCYGSPIQTPNLDRLAKGGLLYNGMHTTALCSPTRSCILTGRNHHSNGMATITEVSLGYPGYNGTIPFENGFLSEMLQEQGYNTYALGKWHLTPAEQTSAAGPYNRWPLGRGFERFYGFLGGDTHQYFPDLVHDNHPVLPPKTPEEGYHLTEDLVDRAVDFIADSKQVAPDKPFFMYFCTGAMHAPHHVPREWADKYKGQFDDGWDAYRKKVYQRQLKLGVIPPGTKLSRHDPDVAEWETLSADERRLYARMMEVYAGFLEHTDHHIGRLLKFLEETGELDNTLIMVISDNGASAEGGPHGSVNELKFFNNTPESLEQNLEAIDELGGPKYFNHYSWGWAWAGDTPFRRWKREVYRGGTTDPFLVHWPKGIRARGEIRSQYCHAIDMVPTVLDCLGLTPPAALRGVTQSPVEGVSFRHTFDDARAESRHRTQYFEMFSNRAIYHDGWRAVCPFPGPSFTEAGEGFGESKLTEERLRQLDAEGWELYHVAEDCSETKNLASEERGKLIEMIALWYVEAGRYQVMPLASPDRGVFSEERPQITRDRKRYVYRPHTSPAPENVAVHVLNRPHSITARVDVEDDAEGVLLSHGGLTGGYTFFIQDRRLHYVYNFVGEREFHIESGVEIPVGPSELRFEFEPTGAPDLAGGKGAPGRGRLFIDGELVAQSDIAATMPLVISLGEGLTCGRDDNSAVSMMYRAPFAFRGGTLREVVVDVSGEHLHDEQAERKTVMARQ
- a CDS encoding acyl-CoA dehydrogenase family protein, encoding MTSLPTPPVHPLLATARELAPRLSERSAEIESTRRLPADLVSELNRAGVFRMMIPETYGGLELHPALSFQIIEALARADGATGWNAMIGAATALTAAWLPEAVGRAIFSRPEVITGGVAAPLGRAERVEGGHRVTGRWSWASGSQHCHWLIGGALVTEGGKPRMVREGVPETRLFFFPAEHVTLHDTWFAAGLCGTGSGDMEVKDLFVPDDHGFSFFAPPRVARPLYGFPFGLLGLGIPAVALGIARRAIDELTSLARQKTVVVERRLLASRPAVQEAVSEAEALVRSSRAFALETIHAVFDEASRGPVSVRSRAELRLAMTHATRGSARAVDLMYEAAGGPAVFHTSALQRCLRDVHTLTQHAMVARPTLELTGGILLGFDPPTPVL
- a CDS encoding NADP-dependent oxidoreductase, which codes for MSPLSSRHIVLARHIPGRPEPEHFRLEPVEVGEPGEGELRVRTLFASVDPGTLSRLGGVDSYAPAVKLGEVIGSAAVGEVLDSRDARYAVGDVVAGGWGWREHAVVSAKGLRKVERGAESLSAELGVLGIPGLTAYFGILELGRPKEGETVLVSSAAGAVGSVAGQIAKRQGARVVGIAGGAEKCRWVKDALGFDAVIDYRSETDLGAAIRRECPRGVDVYLDNVGGTMLDTTLACMALRGRVVVSGLVADYGVPPEQRAGLKNTPFLIIQRLRMEGFVVLDYFARFGEARVALRGWLQDGTLKHREHVAEGLESAPALFAGLFRGENFGRAVVRVG